Genomic DNA from Peribacillus simplex NBRC 15720 = DSM 1321:
AGGTTTTGGAAACTTTTGACTTCCCCCGGCAAGATACGAATCCGCATCTTTGTTTAGCGGACTTCGCGAAACCGATCTCCTCCGGGCAAATGGATTATGTTGGGTTCTTCCTGGTCACTGCCGGAAAAGGGATCAGAAAATGGGCAGAAAAACTAAAGCTTGAAGGTGATTTCTTGAAAAATCACGCCCTTCAATCACTTGCTCTCGAAACAGCTGAAGGGTTCGCGGAAAGAATTCATCAATTAATGAGGGATGATTTAGGTATAAGCGATCCGATTGAAATGTCCATGAAAGAGCGATTTGCCGCTAAGTACACCGGGCAAAGGTTTTCATTTGGTTATCCTGCTTGTCCTAATCTGGAAGACCAGGAGAAGCTATTCCGCCTGTTACAACCTCAAGATATTGGCGTGGAATTGACTGAAGGATGCATGATGGAACCAGAGGCTTCCGTTTCAGCCATTGTTTTTGCACATCCTGAAGCTCGTTACTTTAATGTCGATCGATAACTCATTTAATAAAGGCAGCGGTATTTTTTACCGCTGCCTTATTGCGCATGAAACCCCTTAATTGGTACATCTTAATGGTCAAAAGGAAGGGGATACAACACCTATGAAGAATATGCTGAAATTATTTCTTTCCATGGCGGGTTCTTTCATTATTATTTTGTTTGGAGTGGATGTGCAGAACATTCAAGTACATGCAACGGTTCCTGAAGAGATGACACCGCTCCTAAAAAGTAGGGAAAATCAGAAAATCGCTTATTTGACTTTCGATGACGGACCATCTTTGAATACCATGAAGATATTGGATATTTTGGAACGCTATCATGTTAAGGCCACATTTTTCGTTAAAGGCAACGAAGAACCATACGCAAAGGAATGTTATCAGGAAATGATTTCCCGCGGTCATGCGATTGCCCTTCATTCTTATACACATGATTATTCCATCGTTTATCGATCGACTGAGAGTTTCTTTCAAGATTTGAATAGGCTTGAAACCATGCTGCAAAAGGAGTATGGGATAAAAAGCCGTATTGTGCGCCTTCCTGGCGGCTCGAATAATCTACTGCGGCATCAGGCTGCAACGAGACCCATCATCAATGGTATCCTTCAACAACTAAAGGAAAAAGGGTATATTTACACTGATTGGTCTATTGACTCTACAGATGGCTTCAGTCCGTCAATAAGTGAACAAAAAATCATTACTGCTGTACAAAAAGGGACGAAAAATCAAAAGCATGTTAATATCTTATTGCATGATATCAATAGTATGAAAAATACAGTGAAAGCTTTGCCTGATATAATTGAATTCCTAAAAAAAGAAGGGTTTACCTTTGATACTATTGATGAGACAACCCCAAAAATACAATTTAATTGATGAACACATTGTTTATCTATAGTAAATTAAGGTATAGGGATAAGAGATTACAATGCGAAAGGATTTATCGTTTCTATGATGCCATCATTGTTTTTATCACATGGAACACCGCTATTAGCTTTGGAAAAGAATAACTACACTTCTTTTTTGAAGGATTATATGCAAACTATGAAGAAACCTGCTGCGATCGTTATTTTGTCAGCACATTGGGAAAGTGAAGACCAATTGATTTCAGCAGTAGGGAAGCATGAAGTCATTTATGATTTTGCAGGGTACCCTGAAGAAATATTTCAAATAACTTATCCTGCTGCGGGATGCCTTGAGCTGTCCGATCGAATTTTAACCTTATTGTCCAAGATAGGTGTATTGGGGGAACTTGATGAAAGGCGCCCCCTGGATCATGGATCATGGGGGCTTTTGCATATCATGTATCCCGAAGCTGACATCCCGACCGTTTCTATGTCCATTAGTCCTGCGCTGCCATTGGACAAGCAGTATGAAATCGGGAAAACATTAAGGGAATTAAAGGAAAGTAATGTCCTGATCATTGGGAGCGGTGGAATTGTCCATAATTTCACCCAAATTCAGGAGGATATGCATGTTGCAGAAGGATGGGCAATCGAGTTTGAGAACTGGGTCGAAGAGAAAATCATGAAATGGGATTTGCAATCCTTGTTTAATTATGAAAAAATCGCCCCTTATAGTACAGAGGCTGTGCCTTCAAAAGAGCATTTCATTCCATTGGTCATCGCAATGGGGTTGGGGGATGACAAAAAAAAAGCAGCTCTACTGCACAGGAGCTTTCAATATGGCAATCTGAGTTTAACAGCTTGGAAGTTTGATTGAGCTGAAAGGGTTTTCAAACTAGTTAAATTTACCTGAAAAATAATCATTATACAAAAATACAAAAATCTTTTTTTAGCGAAAAAAAGACTTAAATGAGCAAAAAAGACAGTTAAAAGCGATTTTTGACGAATTAAGCAGAAATATAGTTGAAAAAAGGTTGTATAAAGTGGTTTAACCTTTGGATATTTCGACAAAAACATGTTAATATAACATCTGAAAACGTTTTATCCTTTAAAATTTTATTATTCAATAACCAAAGTTATTTATTATATATCTTATATATATCATATATTTGGGGAAAATTTAGAAGAAAGAAATTTGGGGATGGATAAAACGTAATGAAAAAAATTATGAGAAAAATTTGGGGGTTTACAAAATGACCATCAATGATTCTAAGGTATTAGACCACTGGAAAGCTTTTTCGGGTCCAAACCTTGGGTATGTCATGGAGCAATACGATTTATTTCTAGCCAACCCGGAAGAAGTGGATCCGGAACTGAAAAACTTTTTTGAAGTAGCAGGTCCTCCTTCATTCGATGTATCGGCAGAAACAACGACTGTAAGCGCATCAACTGTACAAACTGGAGAAGTTCTTCCAATGAAGAAAATTATGTCTGCAGTGAAGTTAGCTGAAAATATCCGTGCATACGGGCATCTTGCTGCAAATATTTATCCTTTAAAAGAAGAAGCTCTGGACACTGAACAAATTCACTTTGAAAAATATGGCTTGACTGCAGATGATTTAAGGAAAATACCGGCTGACTTTATTTGTCCGGAATCACCTGAAGACGTGAAAGACGGATACGAAGCCGTACAATACCTAAAACAACTCTATACAAAAACGATAGCCTTTGAATTTCATCATGTTAATGACTTGGATGAAAAGCAATGGCTTACTGATATGGTCGAATCCGGAAACATGTTCCCGGAAGTGGGAAAAGAGAAAAGAGAACTATTACTTAAACGATTGAATGAAGTAGAAGGTTTCGAGAAATTCCTTCACCGCACATATGTAGGGCAAAAACGTTTCTCTATTGAAGGACTGGATGCTTTGGTTCCGATTTTAGATGAAATGATTTCACAAACTGTCCAAAACGGAACGGGTAATGTGAATATCGCAATGGCTCACCGTGGACGTTTGAATGTGCTTGCACATGTATTAGGAAAGCCTTATGAGGTCATTTTCTCTGAATTCCAACATTCACCGAATAAAGATCTGGTTCCTTCCGAAGGTTCAACAGGCATTAACAATGGATGGACCGGTGATGTTAAATACCATTTAGGTCTGGATAAACAGATCACTAAAGCTAACATACAAAAAGCAAGGATTACACTTGCCAATAA
This window encodes:
- a CDS encoding polysaccharide deacetylase family protein; translated protein: MKNMLKLFLSMAGSFIIILFGVDVQNIQVHATVPEEMTPLLKSRENQKIAYLTFDDGPSLNTMKILDILERYHVKATFFVKGNEEPYAKECYQEMISRGHAIALHSYTHDYSIVYRSTESFFQDLNRLETMLQKEYGIKSRIVRLPGGSNNLLRHQAATRPIINGILQQLKEKGYIYTDWSIDSTDGFSPSISEQKIITAVQKGTKNQKHVNILLHDINSMKNTVKALPDIIEFLKKEGFTFDTIDETTPKIQFN
- a CDS encoding dioxygenase, whose product is MMPSLFLSHGTPLLALEKNNYTSFLKDYMQTMKKPAAIVILSAHWESEDQLISAVGKHEVIYDFAGYPEEIFQITYPAAGCLELSDRILTLLSKIGVLGELDERRPLDHGSWGLLHIMYPEADIPTVSMSISPALPLDKQYEIGKTLRELKESNVLIIGSGGIVHNFTQIQEDMHVAEGWAIEFENWVEEKIMKWDLQSLFNYEKIAPYSTEAVPSKEHFIPLVIAMGLGDDKKKAALLHRSFQYGNLSLTAWKFD